The Panicum virgatum strain AP13 chromosome 5K, P.virgatum_v5, whole genome shotgun sequence genome has a window encoding:
- the LOC120706043 gene encoding AP2/ERF and B3 domain-containing protein Os01g0141000-like, protein MGMVVESISPTAAEASSASSRSTGASTATTESGAAQQPPLAAAPASGEVSPSPADEQAVTSQPSAAAAVPQGSSRYKGVVPQPNGRWGAQIYERHARVWLGTFPDEEAAARAYDVAALRYRGREAATNFPGAGASAPELAFLLAHSKAEIVDMLRKHTYADELRQGLRRGRGMGARAQPTPAWARALLFEKAVTPSDVGKLNRLVVPKQHAEKNFPLKRSPPEAATGKGVLLNFEDGEGKVWRFRYSYWNSSQSYVLTKGWSRFVREKGLRAGDTIVFSHSTYGPEKQLFIDCKKTNKTAEKPKEAAARVVRLFGVDIAGDGCQKRARPPVEMAFEQGHQELFLKKQCVAHHRSPALGAFLL, encoded by the coding sequence ATGGGGATGGTGGTGGAGAGCATTAGCcccacggcggcggaggcctcctccgcctcctcgcgcTCAACCGGCGCGTCCACGGCCACCACCGAGTCCGGCGCCGCCCAGCAGCCGCCGCTtgccgcggcgccggccagcGGGGAGGtctcgccctcgccggcggACGAGCAGGCCGTCACGTCGCagccatcggcggcggcggcggtgccgcagGGGTCCTCGCGGTACAAGGGCGTCGTGCCGCAGCCCAACGGGCGCTGGGGCGCGCAGATCTACGAGCGCCACGCGCGGGTGTGGCTCGGCACCTTCCCcgacgaggaggccgccgcgcgcgcctacGACGTCGCCGCGCTCCGCTACCGCGGCCGCGAGGCCGCCACCAACTTCCCGGGGGCCGGGGCGTCGGCGCCCGAGCTCGCCTTCCTGCTCGCGCACTCCAAGGCGGAGATCGTCGACATGCTCCGGAAGCACACCtacgccgacgagctccgccagggcctgcgccgcggccgcggcatgGGCGCCCGCGCGCAGCCCACGCCGGCCTGGGCGCGCGCGCTGCTCTTCGAGAAGGCCGTCACGCCCAGCGACGTCGGCAAGCTCAACCGCCTCGTCGTGCCCAAGCAGCACGCCGAGAAGAACTTCCCGCTCAAGCGCTCGCCGCCGGAGGCCGCCACCGGCAAGGGCGTGCTCCTCAACTTCGAGGACGGCGAGGGCAAGGTGTGGCGGTTCCGGTACTCGTACTGGAACAGCAGCCAGAGCTACGTGCTCACCAAGGGCTGGAGCCGCTTCGTCAGGGAGAAGGGCCTCCGAGCCGGCGACACCATCGTCTTCTCCCACTCCACATACGGCCCGGAGAAGCAGCTCTTCATCGACTGCAAGAAGACCAATAAGACGGCGGAGAAACCAAAGGAAGCCGCCGCCCGTGTAGTCAGGCTCTTCGGCGTGGACATCGCCGGAGACGGGTGCCAGAAGAGAGCACGGCCACCGGTGGAGATGGCGTTCGAGCAAGGCCATCAGGAGTTGTTCTTGAAGAAGCAATGCGTGGCTCATCACCGCTCTCCTGCCCTAGGTGCCTTCTTGTTATAG